The following proteins are co-located in the Gossypium hirsutum isolate 1008001.06 chromosome A02, Gossypium_hirsutum_v2.1, whole genome shotgun sequence genome:
- the LOC107951379 gene encoding protein ABIL3 isoform X3 — MKNMNSPTSVPVPQQSSHRDEVLMQQSLVFADNLKDLKNLREQLYSAAEYFEMAYTKEMQKQIVEDTLKDYAIKALVNTVDHLGSIAYKINTFLDEKINDYSVMELRLFCLEQRLRTCQDYVNLGGLSQQSLVLEAPKHHKHYIFPVNETLTDVAIANPRLKSHRTSMFARLDLHLYKNLGIQAKPADTPSEHAGDGYFMLRSPRHFPRQRPQLLTSVSMNPRQGYFEIR; from the exons atgaaaaatatgaattCACCCACTTCAGTTCCAGTTCCTCAACAATCTTCCCACCGTGATGAAGTCTTAATGCAGCAGAGCTTGGTTTTTGCAGATAATCTTAAG GATTTGAAGAATCTGAGGGAACAGTTATATTCTGCAGCAGAATATTTTGAAATGGCCTATACCAAAGAAATGCAGAAACAAAT AGTGGAAGACACTTTGAAagattatgccattaaagctttgGTCAATACAGTGGATCACTTGGGCTCTATAGCGTACAAGATCAACACTTTCTTGGATGAAAAGATCAATGACTATTCTGTAATGGAGCTTCGTTTGTTTTGCCTGGAACAG AGACTGCGAACATGCCAAGACTACGTTAATTTAGGGGGTCTTTCACAGCAGTCATTGGTGTTAGAAGCACCCAAGCACCATAAGCACTACATATTTCCAG TTAATGAGACACTTACTGATGTTGCCATTGCCAACCCTAGGCTGAAATCCCACCGCACTAGCATGTTTGCTAGATTAGACTTGCACCTATATAAGAATCTTG GCATTCAAGCAAAACCTGCAGATACCCCTTCTGAGCATGCCGG TGATGGATACTTTATGTTACGGTCTCCACGGCATTTTCCAAGACAACGCCCCCAGTTGTTGACCAGTGTTTCAATGAACCCGAGACAAG GTTATTTTGAAATCAGATAA
- the LOC107951379 gene encoding protein ABIL2 isoform X1: MKNMNSPTSVPVPQQSSHRDEVLMQQSLVFADNLKDLKNLREQLYSAAEYFEMAYTKEMQKQIVEDTLKDYAIKALVNTVDHLGSIAYKINTFLDEKINDYSVMELRLFCLEQRLRTCQDYVNLGGLSQQSLVLEAPKHHKHYIFPVNETLTDVAIANPRLKSHRTSMFARLDLHLYKNLGIQAKPADTPSEHAGDGYFMLRSPRHFPRQRPQLLTSVSMNPRQDKQSSSPRHIPLPRTVSLMPRSTSPNTKKGYPSEPRRTVSLSMVGEDVDQQYSTKSKRLFKAMLSLRKSKKDLSFHKFLDDN; encoded by the exons atgaaaaatatgaattCACCCACTTCAGTTCCAGTTCCTCAACAATCTTCCCACCGTGATGAAGTCTTAATGCAGCAGAGCTTGGTTTTTGCAGATAATCTTAAG GATTTGAAGAATCTGAGGGAACAGTTATATTCTGCAGCAGAATATTTTGAAATGGCCTATACCAAAGAAATGCAGAAACAAAT AGTGGAAGACACTTTGAAagattatgccattaaagctttgGTCAATACAGTGGATCACTTGGGCTCTATAGCGTACAAGATCAACACTTTCTTGGATGAAAAGATCAATGACTATTCTGTAATGGAGCTTCGTTTGTTTTGCCTGGAACAG AGACTGCGAACATGCCAAGACTACGTTAATTTAGGGGGTCTTTCACAGCAGTCATTGGTGTTAGAAGCACCCAAGCACCATAAGCACTACATATTTCCAG TTAATGAGACACTTACTGATGTTGCCATTGCCAACCCTAGGCTGAAATCCCACCGCACTAGCATGTTTGCTAGATTAGACTTGCACCTATATAAGAATCTTG GCATTCAAGCAAAACCTGCAGATACCCCTTCTGAGCATGCCGG TGATGGATACTTTATGTTACGGTCTCCACGGCATTTTCCAAGACAACGCCCCCAGTTGTTGACCAGTGTTTCAATGAACCCGAGACAAG ATAAACAATCAAGCTCTCCTCGACACATTCCGCTGCCACGAACTGTGTCTCTTATGCCCAGATCCACTTCTCCCAACACTAAAAAAGGG TACCCGTCAGAGCCTCGAAGAACAGTATCGTTGTCGATGGTGGGCGAAGATGTGGATCAACAATATTCTACCAAAAGCAAACGTCTTTTCAAGGCCATGCTCAGCTTGCGCAAATCCAAAAAGGATCTCTCTTTTCACAAATTCTTGGACGATAATTGA
- the LOC107951379 gene encoding protein ABIL2 isoform X2 has product MKNMNSPTSVPVPQQSSHRDEVLMQQSLVFADNLKDLKNLREQLYSAAEYFEMAYTKEMQKQIVEDTLKDYAIKALVNTVDHLGSIAYKINTFLDEKINDYSVMELRLFCLEQRLRTCQDYVNLGGLSQQSLVLEAPKHHKHYIFPGIQAKPADTPSEHAGDGYFMLRSPRHFPRQRPQLLTSVSMNPRQDKQSSSPRHIPLPRTVSLMPRSTSPNTKKGYPSEPRRTVSLSMVGEDVDQQYSTKSKRLFKAMLSLRKSKKDLSFHKFLDDN; this is encoded by the exons atgaaaaatatgaattCACCCACTTCAGTTCCAGTTCCTCAACAATCTTCCCACCGTGATGAAGTCTTAATGCAGCAGAGCTTGGTTTTTGCAGATAATCTTAAG GATTTGAAGAATCTGAGGGAACAGTTATATTCTGCAGCAGAATATTTTGAAATGGCCTATACCAAAGAAATGCAGAAACAAAT AGTGGAAGACACTTTGAAagattatgccattaaagctttgGTCAATACAGTGGATCACTTGGGCTCTATAGCGTACAAGATCAACACTTTCTTGGATGAAAAGATCAATGACTATTCTGTAATGGAGCTTCGTTTGTTTTGCCTGGAACAG AGACTGCGAACATGCCAAGACTACGTTAATTTAGGGGGTCTTTCACAGCAGTCATTGGTGTTAGAAGCACCCAAGCACCATAAGCACTACATATTTCCAG GCATTCAAGCAAAACCTGCAGATACCCCTTCTGAGCATGCCGG TGATGGATACTTTATGTTACGGTCTCCACGGCATTTTCCAAGACAACGCCCCCAGTTGTTGACCAGTGTTTCAATGAACCCGAGACAAG ATAAACAATCAAGCTCTCCTCGACACATTCCGCTGCCACGAACTGTGTCTCTTATGCCCAGATCCACTTCTCCCAACACTAAAAAAGGG TACCCGTCAGAGCCTCGAAGAACAGTATCGTTGTCGATGGTGGGCGAAGATGTGGATCAACAATATTCTACCAAAAGCAAACGTCTTTTCAAGGCCATGCTCAGCTTGCGCAAATCCAAAAAGGATCTCTCTTTTCACAAATTCTTGGACGATAATTGA